DNA sequence from the bacterium genome:
GCCGGACAGCTCGGATTGGACGCTTCGTACCTCCCGCCGCCGCCGCTCCCCGTTTTCGGGATCGGGATCGATCCGGAAGACGAGAATGTCCCCGTCGCCGGTTCCCGGAGGCAGCAGAACGGTGGGCCATTCTATCGCCCCCGGGACACCCTCGGCCTCCAGGACGGTGACGGCGTTGTCTTCCACTCGATCGACGGCAACCCGGAATTCCATGCGTTCCTCCCTTGCGGCCGGCCTCCGAGATCGATGCCCCGGGCCGCCCCTAGCCGACCCGGCGCAGGAATTCGGCGATCAGGCGGGTGAGATCCTTGCTCGCCTTGTGGGCGGCCTCGGTGACCTCTTCATGCGTCAGGGGCTCGGTCCGGGTGGGGCTGACCAGGTTGGATATACAAGTCACGCCCACATAGCGCATCCCCAGGTAATTGCCGACGATGGCTTCCGGTATGGACGACATTCCCGCGGCATCGGCTCCCAATTTCATCGCCATCGCGATTTCGGCCTTGGTCTCGTAGCTCGGCCCGGAAAAGCCGATGAGAACTCCGGACCGGAGTTCGATTCCCAGTGCCTCGGCCGCCCCGCGCATGGCTTGGCTTAAACCGGCGTCATACGGTTTGGACATATCCGGAAAACGGGGGCCGACCTTGTCGTCGTTGGGGCCGATGAGGGGGTTCGAGCCCATGCAGTTGATGTGGTCGGTCACCAGCATCAGGTCGCCTCCCCTGAATTCGTGGTTGATCCCTCCGGCGGAGTTGGTGTTGATGATGCATTTGACCCCCAGGGCCTTCATGACCCAGAGGGGGTACATGACCTTCTCCCAGCCGATGCCCTCGTAATAATGGACGCGGCCGACCTGGGTGACGACGGTCTTCCCGGCATAGGTGCCGAAGGTAAGCGTGCCGGGATGACCCTTGACGGTGGAGACCGGAAAATTGGGAATCTCTGCGTAGGGGACGGCGACCGGATTTTCCAGCATGTCCACAACTCCACCCAGGCCCGAACCCAGAATCAGGCCGAACTCCGGTTCCATATCGGTCCGGGTCCGTAAGAATTCGATTGTCTCCGCCACTTTGTCTTTGCTGATGATCATGGCTGTTCCTCCCGATCGGTTTTGGTTGCAACGTCGTCACGGATTTCCCGTAAAAAACCGGTCCCGTTCTTAAGGGGCGGGATCCCCAGGTACTCGGCCAGGGTTTGGGCGATGTCGGCGAACGACCGGCGGATTCCCAGGTCGACTCCGGGCCGGACGGGGGGGCCGGAAACCAACAGGGGAATATATTCCCGCGTATGGTCGGTATGGCGTTCCAGAGAAGGGTCGCAACCGTGGTCGGCGGTGATGAAGAGCATGTCTTCTTCCCGCAGTGCCCGCGTGATTTCGGGGAGGCGACCGTCGAAACGCATGAGCGCCCGGGCGTACTCCTCCAGGTTCCGACGGTGGCCGTATTTCATGTCGAAATCGACCAGGTTGGTGAAGATCAGGCTGAAACCGGGGCGGGCCATCGCCTCCAGGGTCTTGCTGATCCCGTCGTCGTTGCTTTCCGTCGTCTTGTACTTGCTGATGCCCCTTTGAGCGAAGATATCGTTGATTTTCCCGACCCCGTAGGTGCGGTGACCGGCTTGGAGAAGGAAGTCGAGGAGCGTCTCCTCCACCGGGGGCAGCGCGTAATCGTGACGGTGAGCCGTTCTCGTAAACGAACCGGGAACACCTATAAACGGGCGCGCGATCACCCTGGCCACGCCGTGCTCCTTCTGAAGCAACTGCCGGGCGAGGTGGCAGAACCGGTAGAGCTTGCGCAGGGGAACGACGTCTTCATGGGCGGCGATCTGGAATACGGAGTCGGCCGAGGTGTAGACGATCGGCCGCCCGGTCTTCATATGTTCTTCCCCGAGTTCGGCGATGATCTCGGTTCCCGAAGCGGCCTTGTTCCCCAGGGTCTTGCGGCCGATCGTCCCCTCGAACCGGGCAATCAGATCCGGAGGGAACCCCCCGGGGTAGACCGGAAACGGCTTTTCCTTGACCACACCGGCGATTTCCCAATGCCCGACGGTGGTATCCTTGCCCCGGGAGAGTTCGGCCATCTTGCCGTAGGCTCCGGAAGGCCGGGCCGCGGGCGGAACTCCGGCGAGCGGGGCGATGTTCCCCAGGCCCATTCGGGCCAGGTGAGGGAGGGAGAAACCGGGAAAACCCCGGCTGATGTGCCCGAGAGTATCGGCGCCTTCATCCCCATATTCCGCGGCATCGGGCAAAGCCCCGATGCCGACGCTGTCGAGCACGATAACGATTCCTCTGCGCACGTTGATTTCCTTTCTCGGCCCGACACCGGGGAGGGGGAGTCCGATAATCCGCCCCGGCAGAGGCGGAATAATGCGACCTTATCGGTGGCTACAGCCGTTTCTTGATTTCAGCGATAAAACTCTCGGCCTCCCGGGGCAGCGACCAATCCCAGAGCGACCGAAGCTTGCTGGAAAGGCCGACGGTCAGATAAACTCCGGCGGCGTAGGTGTGCCCGGCGATCTGAACCGGTTTGCCGTCGACTTCCCGGAGATTTCCCAGCAGATCGACCCGGAACGAGTTCCCGACTCCGCCCCGGATACTGAGCCGGTCGTTGCGCAGCACCATGATGTAGAAATCCGGTTGATGGAACTTGACGATGTCGTAGCCTATCGAAGCGGGAGGAGTGTGGCGGTCGAAGCGCCGCCGCGGTTTCCCGTCCTTGCCGGGGTCGGTGCGGAACGTGCGCAGGTCGACGACCAGGAACCGGAGGCCGCCGTCGGTTTTTTCTTCCCGGTGCTTGTCTTCGGCAAAAGCCTTGTAGATCTTCTCCTCTTCGATCATCCGTGCGATCCGGAATTTATCGGTCATGGAGAAGGGCTTGTTTGCGGCCAGGTTGGCGATCAGGTCGGCGATCTCGGAAAAAGTCCCCGAAGCCTGGGTGGCGGTTATGAGATGTCTCCAGCCGGCCGCCCAATCTTCTTCTTCCTTGACCGACTGGTTCAGGAGCAGGCGCATGAGCTTGCGGGAGTATTCGTCTCCGGGGAGAATCCGGTCGAAGACGATTTCGGCCGCGTTGCGGAAGTTGGTATCGACGATCAAGTCCGCGCAGGAATCCCGGGCGGTATCGACGCTGAGCGGGCTCCAGGGATGATGATCGTACCAGTAGACTTTGGTCCCCCCGTTTTTCAGCTCCATGAGAGCATCCTCGATCGCGGGCAGGAATTCGCTGCTGATCCCGAGATCGGCGATGAAGAGGCGGTTGGGCTTGTCCCCGGAACGGCCCAGGTTGCGCAGATCGATGCGCAGCCTCCGGGGGGTGGAGACGACTATCCTGGCCAGGGATGAAAAATGCTTGAGCAGCGCTCCCGATATTATCCCGTCCCAGTCGGTGTGGGTGACGATCATGTCTAGGATTTCGGGAGCCTGGGAGAGCTCCAGGCGCTTGAGGTTGCCATCGGCGTCGACCGGCGCGGCGGCAACGGCGACGGCGTCGGCGGAAGGAGCCTCCTGGGCGGATTCCATCAAAGGCGAAGTCTCGTTGTCCGCCTTCAGTCCCAGGTCCTGCCAGGTGCCGGAGTTTTTTCTGATGACCCGGCTCAAGTCCAGAGCGGCGACCAGGAAAACGAGGAAACAAACTCCGCTGAGCAGGAAAAACATCGTATAGTCCATCCCTATCTCCCTAGTGATAGCTGATCGTGTAATCCTTGCCGTCAGAAGCGATGGTTACGGTTCCCGAGTAATCGGTGCGCAGGATCCTGGCTCCGGTCTGCCGGAAAAGCTTGATCGGTTCCCAGTGGGGGTGGTCGAATTTGTTCCTTTTCCCGGCGGAGACGACCACGACTTCCGGATCGGTAAGAAAATATAGATCGGGCCCGCTCGCGGTCCTGGAGCCGTGGTGTCCGGCTTTTAAAATCGTAGCTTCGACCGGCGCCCCCGAGGTAAGGATGTCGAGCTCTTCTTCGTGTTCGCAATCGCCGGTAAGCAGAAAGGAGACGTCTCCATGTTCGAGCCGGATGACGATGGAGTTGTTGTTCAGGTTCAGGTGGGAGCGTTTTTCGGGGGGCACCTGGGGAGCGATGACCAAGGCGGTCACTCCGGGTCCCCAGTCGAGCAGTTCCCCTTTCCCGGGAACGCGGTAGGGGATTTTCTTGTCTTTGATGGCCTGAACGAAATTGGCGTACGTTTGGGTGGTGTGGGGGATGCCGGTATCCAGAACTTCACCCACGCTGATGTCGCTGTTGAGCACCGCCACCAACCCTCCCATATGGTCGAAATCGGGGTGGGTGGCTATGACCATATCCAGCCTGGTGATGCCCGCTTCCCTGAGAAAAGGGAGGATGACCTCCTCTCCCGCATCGAAATTCGATCGATAGGTGGCGGATTGACCGCCGTCGATGAGAATGTTTTTGCCCCCGGGGGTCTGGATCAGGGTCGAATCTCCCTGGTTGACGTCCAGGAAATGGACTTTGAGGACTCCGGCGGTTTCGCCCGCCGGGCAAAGGGCCGCGACGGAAAGCCCCGCGGCCAGAACTGCTGTCCGAAAGATGTTCATCGTCCCGCTTCTCATCCTCCCCGGCGGGGCGCCGGAAGACGCCCCGCCGGAGAAGATCGAAGGTCTACTCCTGCGCCGCGCCGGGCTGGATGCAGACCGCCATTCCCTGCCACTTGGCCACGGTTTTGGGGCCGATCCCCTTAACCCGGTTGGATAGATCGCTGAGCGAGGAGAAGGGGCCGTTGGCCTCCCGTTCGGCGATGATCTTGTCGGCGGTTTTGGGGCCGACCCGGTACAGCTGCTGCAGCTCGCTGGCGCTGGCCGTATTGACGTCGACTTCGGCCCAGAGCGGGGCGGCCAAAGCCAGGGCAAAAGCCGCTACCAATCCCAGAGCGATGACTGAACGCATGGCGCTCTCCTTCTTGTTTCCCCCTCGCGGGGCGGTTATGGTTTCAGCCGGGCTTCCATGGTCCCGGCGGTAACTTGGTTAAAAGCCGACCCCCAGTTCCTTCTCCCGGTCCGGGGCGGCGTTGTCGTCGGCGACGTCGAGTTCCTCTTCGATCAGGCCGCCGAGCATGCTCTCCACCTGGTAGGCGTCGCCGTAGATATGGATGATGACGGCGCCGTCCTCGGGGGTGTTGAAGGTCCGGATCCCCTTGGCGGTGCAGAGGCCGGCCACTTCCTCGTAGCGCTTGTCCACGTATCGGCCGCCCTTGTAGTGGAACACGGCCACCTCGGGTTCGACCCGTTCGAACATCAGATCGCTGTTGACGAACCGCCCCCCTTTGCCGAATTCGGGGATCTGGTAGATGGTGCTTTTGATCTCGTCCTCGGGCAGGGTCAGAAGCCACTCCGAGGCCTCCTGGTTGATCAAACTGGTGAAGAGAACGGAGTAATCGCCGTAGCGGACGCGCATGACCGTGGAGTTGGCGTCGCTGACGTAGGTCCCGGTGAACCGTTTTTCGGGCGGATTGAGAATTTCGATGCTCAGGGGCATCCCGTTCACGTCCCGCGGCTTGATCACGTCCATGCCGTAGTGAGAGGAGGTGATGGGGATTTTCTTCTTCCAGACGGTGTAGATCAGGCGGTGGTATTGCAGGAATTTCTCGTCTTCCCGATAAACCCCCTTGGTGTCGCCCACGGCTTCGACGAACTTCTCCTTGAGCTCGTTGAGATACCCCTCCAGTCCTTCGATGCTGTGTACGACGCCGCCCTGCTGATAGATGTACCAGACCGCGATCGGGGGAAGCTCGGTGACCAGGGCGCGGTAGTCATCGGTGGAGAGCAGGGGCATATCCCATTTGCGGGCGATCTCCTCGGCTTCTTCCCGGTTTTCCAGGGGCCGGTCCAGCATCTGGTAGGTGGAGAGGATCGATTCGATCAGTTCCTCGTGCTTTTCCTTTTTCTTCTCGGTGTAATCGGCCAGGGCGTTGTCGGCCGCGGTTTGCGCCGCGGAATCGAGAGAGGAGATGAACTCGTCGAGCTCTTGTTCCCCTATCTCCTTGAAATAATTCTGGAACTCCATCACCGTCAGGGGCGACTCCCAGTAGCCGAGCAGCAGGGTCTCGTAGAGGCGATCGGCGTCCTGCCGGAAATGCGGGGTCAGGAATTCCTTGAACCGGTTGATGTTGATGTCCTGGGGCCCGAAGGATTCCGGGGGCAGGTAGGCGTAGAGTTTGCGCACGAAATAATCGTCGGAGGCGAGAATGAAGTTCAACCCCCCCAGCAGGGAACTGTCGAAACTGGAACTGACCACGGCGTCGAACGAGATCACCCCCTGGGCCAGAAGCACGTCGGCGGTACCGCGTTGCCCCTGGTTGACGTAGCGTTTCTGGTATCCCCATTTCCCCTCGAAGCCGCCGTCCACGAGAATATTGCTCCCGTCCGGGGTCTGGATCAGCGCGGCCATACCCCGAGCCGGATAGCTGAGGTCGAGCATGGTCACCGTCAGTTCCGGGCGCGAAACGGTCTTGAAACCGAGCAGGAGCGTGGCCACCGAAACCAGCAGGGCCGCGGAAGCGACGCCGAAGCGGACCCGGTTGGCCCCCTGGGACAGGGCGGCGCGCGTCCGGAGGTAGGCGATTTTAAGGCTAAGCGCCAGTTTTTCCCGGAAGATGAAGATCAACACCCCGGCGTAGAAAAGAATAAGTATGGGAGAACCCCATTCCGGGACCTGGGGATACGGCAGGATCCGGGCCCAGAAATCGTCCCAGATCAGGAAGAAGCGCATCCCCAGCCAGTTGGCCGCGGTCAGGACCAGGGCGATATAGATCCCGAAACCCGGGATCATTCCGATCAAGGTAGCCAGCATCCCCAGGGGCAGAACGATGCCGATCAGGGGAATGGCGACGAAATTGGCGAAGGGCGCCGCCAGCGAGATCCGGTGGAAGATGACGGCGGAAAGAGGAATGATGCTGCACTGGATGGCGATCTGGGCCGCGATGAACTGCCGCAACCAGAGGCTGGGGATGGCGGCAAACCGGACCCGGAACGGGAGAAAGCCCTGGATAAAAAACGCCGCCACCGCCGCCACCACCAAACCGATCAGAAGCTTGGACGTGAAAAGCGCCAGCGGGTTCTCCAGATTCATGAAGAACAGCCCCACCGCCACCCAGGCCAGGATGAAGAGCACGAACCGGAAGAGGCTGTTGAGCCTGAGATTGAGAAAATGTTCGACCGGTTGGCTGAGAAGGCCCAGAAAAAGCACGGCCGAGAACGACATCAGGAAGGAAGCCTCGGGCATGATCAAGGGCCCCCCGTATCCGGCGGGGAGGACGGTGAGGATGATGATGGCCGCGAAGCAGATGGCCATGATCAGGGATTTCTGAATGTTCTTGCCGAAGTAGGTGAAGAAGACCAGGACGAAGATGTTCATGATGGCGGCGCGCAGGGTCGACGGCCGGGCTCCGGTGATGATGGTGAAGACCAGCAGAAAGACCACCGCGATCGGAGCCCAGATGGTCTTGGGAATCGGGGTCTGGCTGAAGATGAGGAGGATCAGGGCCGTGATGATGGTCACGTGGAGGCCGGAGACGGCGAAGACGTGAGCGGTCCCGGCCGCCCGGGAATCGACCATGATCTTCTCGGGGACCCCCCGGCGCAGCCCCAGGAAGATGCCGGAGAGGAATCCGGAGTCGGGGAAAGGCGTCGTCAGTCGGATCACGTCCAGCATCTTGTACTTGATGCTCAGGCACCAGGCGATGAAAGGGTTCCCCAGTTTTTCTTCGATGATCTCGATGGTGTCGGGCTCCCGGTCGGTCCCTCCCGTGCCGGAGATGGTCATCATGGCGAAGTAGTTGGTGTTGTTGAGCATGCGGCGGTAGTCGAAACCGCCGGGGTTGCTGGCGGGGAAGGGGGTCCTGACCCCGCCTACGATTTTGACCACGTCGCCGTAGCCGGTGTAGTAGGAAAGGTCGAGATAGGTCTGGGCCTGTTCTTCGGTGTCCTTGATGGTGGCGAAAATCCAGCCGGTGGTGATCCGCCCGATCCAGGAGTTGCCGTAGGGATCGTTCTCGGCGGAAAGCTCGTTGAGGGCGGCGAAGACGGTTTCGGCCATATCTTCCGGCATTGTAAAAGCGCCGCTGGAGAAAACGTCAAGCACCACTTCTTTTTTCCGCTCCTCGGAAGCGCCTTCGGGGAGTTTCTGCAGCCGATCCCTCGCGTCCAGGAGCGTGGCGATGGCTTCCCCCTCGTTGTCCCACTCCCGGCCGGTGCTTTGCAGCACCTCCAGAATGCCGGCCAGCTTGGCTTTGGCCTCGGGATCGCGGAGATGGGCGATGACGGAGGGCTGGACGGTCAGGCGGGTGTCGTTCACCTCCGGCCGGACTTCCGGCTCCTTGACCACGGTGCCGTAGACCAGGGATTGCTGCCCCCAGCTGTCGGTCGCCCATTCGGCCAGGTGGGTGGGATACCCGATATCCTTGTGGATGGAGGTGATCCCGTACCCGAGGAAGAGAGCGCTGCACATCCATAGTACCAGACCGTTGATCTTGAGCGCGGCCAGAACCAGGGAAATGACGGCCAGGATAACGAACGTCCAGATGAAATGAGCGCTGAGGGAGTAATCGGCGGGCAGGCCCTGAAAAGCGGCGCAGAGCCCCGCGATCAGGAGTAGAAAAGCCAGAGCCCGGTTGCGGTAGAGGAGGGAGAGAACGGCGCCGGCCAAAAGGAAGGCCCCGACGATGAAGGGAACGGTTTCATAAACGGCGCTGGCCGGATGGAGAAGCCGCACCGAAATTCCCAGGCAGAGAAGAACCGCGAAAGAAACGATATATTTCTGCATCTGATACCCCCGGAGCTATTTTTCGGCCAGGATGGAGTAGAAGTTGCGGTTGCTGACGGCATTGTAGGGGATGCGGTAGTTTTTTTTCAGGATCAGCACCAGGGTGCCCAGAATAGCCGCCCCGATCATCAGGTAGAACAGGGTCTTGGCGCTTCCCATTTCCCTCCCTCTCTTTGAAGATTAGGTTGGCCGGACTTTCAGAAGCACGAATGCACTCCCGACTTGTCGACGATTTTATAAAGTATCGGGTAGGGGTCGCAAGGAGAATCCTGGAGAACGATCGCCTTTCGGCACCGGTCGATCTGGGAGGAGATGTCCCCACGGTCATGGTGGATGGTGAGGATGGGATCCCCTTCTTCGACCCGGTCGCCGACCTTCCGGTGGAAGACGATCCCCGTTCCCATGTCGATCTTGTCTTCGGCCCGGCTCCTCCCGGCCCCCAGTTCCACGCAGGCCAGCCCCATCTCCAGGGCGTTGAGGCGGGCGATGTACCCCGAAGCGTCGGCCAGGAGATCGAAGCGCTGCCCGGCGGCGGGCAGCAGCGAGGGATCGTCGACGCAGGCGGGATCTCCCCCCTGCCAGGCGATCATTTCGGCGAATTTCGCCGCGGCCCGCCCGTCGGAGATGGCGGCCCGGGCCAGGTCTTTGCCCTCGGCGATGCTCCCGGCTTTTCCCCCCATCTCCAGCATCATTCCGGCGATCTCGTAGGTGAGCGTCATCAGGTCGTCGGGCCCCTCTCCCTTGAGACAAGCGATGGTCTCCTTGACCTCGAGAGCGTTGCCGGCGTACCGCCCCAACGGCTGGTTCATATCGGAGATGACGGCCCGGGCGTCTTTCCCGCTGAGGACGGCGATCTCGACCAGAACCCGCGCCA
Encoded proteins:
- a CDS encoding DUF3006 family protein produces the protein MEFRVAVDRVEDNAVTVLEAEGVPGAIEWPTVLLPPGTGDGDILVFRIDPDPENGERRRREVRSVQSELSGDGISPQDR
- a CDS encoding purine-nucleoside phosphorylase; its protein translation is MIISKDKVAETIEFLRTRTDMEPEFGLILGSGLGGVVDMLENPVAVPYAEIPNFPVSTVKGHPGTLTFGTYAGKTVVTQVGRVHYYEGIGWEKVMYPLWVMKALGVKCIINTNSAGGINHEFRGGDLMLVTDHINCMGSNPLIGPNDDKVGPRFPDMSKPYDAGLSQAMRGAAEALGIELRSGVLIGFSGPSYETKAEIAMAMKLGADAAGMSSIPEAIVGNYLGMRYVGVTCISNLVSPTRTEPLTHEEVTEAAHKASKDLTRLIAEFLRRVG
- a CDS encoding phosphopentomutase, which produces MRRGIVIVLDSVGIGALPDAAEYGDEGADTLGHISRGFPGFSLPHLARMGLGNIAPLAGVPPAARPSGAYGKMAELSRGKDTTVGHWEIAGVVKEKPFPVYPGGFPPDLIARFEGTIGRKTLGNKAASGTEIIAELGEEHMKTGRPIVYTSADSVFQIAAHEDVVPLRKLYRFCHLARQLLQKEHGVARVIARPFIGVPGSFTRTAHRHDYALPPVEETLLDFLLQAGHRTYGVGKINDIFAQRGISKYKTTESNDDGISKTLEAMARPGFSLIFTNLVDFDMKYGHRRNLEEYARALMRFDGRLPEITRALREEDMLFITADHGCDPSLERHTDHTREYIPLLVSGPPVRPGVDLGIRRSFADIAQTLAEYLGIPPLKNGTGFLREIRDDVATKTDREEQP
- a CDS encoding MBL fold metallo-hydrolase, with product MNIFRTAVLAAGLSVAALCPAGETAGVLKVHFLDVNQGDSTLIQTPGGKNILIDGGQSATYRSNFDAGEEVILPFLREAGITRLDMVIATHPDFDHMGGLVAVLNSDISVGEVLDTGIPHTTQTYANFVQAIKDKKIPYRVPGKGELLDWGPGVTALVIAPQVPPEKRSHLNLNNNSIVIRLEHGDVSFLLTGDCEHEEELDILTSGAPVEATILKAGHHGSRTASGPDLYFLTDPEVVVVSAGKRNKFDHPHWEPIKLFRQTGARILRTDYSGTVTIASDGKDYTISYH
- a CDS encoding helix-hairpin-helix domain-containing protein, whose amino-acid sequence is MRSVIALGLVAAFALALAAPLWAEVDVNTASASELQQLYRVGPKTADKIIAEREANGPFSSLSDLSNRVKGIGPKTVAKWQGMAVCIQPGAAQE
- a CDS encoding ComEC/Rec2 family competence protein, with protein sequence MQKYIVSFAVLLCLGISVRLLHPASAVYETVPFIVGAFLLAGAVLSLLYRNRALAFLLLIAGLCAAFQGLPADYSLSAHFIWTFVILAVISLVLAALKINGLVLWMCSALFLGYGITSIHKDIGYPTHLAEWATDSWGQQSLVYGTVVKEPEVRPEVNDTRLTVQPSVIAHLRDPEAKAKLAGILEVLQSTGREWDNEGEAIATLLDARDRLQKLPEGASEERKKEVVLDVFSSGAFTMPEDMAETVFAALNELSAENDPYGNSWIGRITTGWIFATIKDTEEQAQTYLDLSYYTGYGDVVKIVGGVRTPFPASNPGGFDYRRMLNNTNYFAMMTISGTGGTDREPDTIEIIEEKLGNPFIAWCLSIKYKMLDVIRLTTPFPDSGFLSGIFLGLRRGVPEKIMVDSRAAGTAHVFAVSGLHVTIITALILLIFSQTPIPKTIWAPIAVVFLLVFTIITGARPSTLRAAIMNIFVLVFFTYFGKNIQKSLIMAICFAAIIILTVLPAGYGGPLIMPEASFLMSFSAVLFLGLLSQPVEHFLNLRLNSLFRFVLFILAWVAVGLFFMNLENPLALFTSKLLIGLVVAAVAAFFIQGFLPFRVRFAAIPSLWLRQFIAAQIAIQCSIIPLSAVIFHRISLAAPFANFVAIPLIGIVLPLGMLATLIGMIPGFGIYIALVLTAANWLGMRFFLIWDDFWARILPYPQVPEWGSPILILFYAGVLIFIFREKLALSLKIAYLRTRAALSQGANRVRFGVASAALLVSVATLLLGFKTVSRPELTVTMLDLSYPARGMAALIQTPDGSNILVDGGFEGKWGYQKRYVNQGQRGTADVLLAQGVISFDAVVSSSFDSSLLGGLNFILASDDYFVRKLYAYLPPESFGPQDININRFKEFLTPHFRQDADRLYETLLLGYWESPLTVMEFQNYFKEIGEQELDEFISSLDSAAQTAADNALADYTEKKKEKHEELIESILSTYQMLDRPLENREEAEEIARKWDMPLLSTDDYRALVTELPPIAVWYIYQQGGVVHSIEGLEGYLNELKEKFVEAVGDTKGVYREDEKFLQYHRLIYTVWKKKIPITSSHYGMDVIKPRDVNGMPLSIEILNPPEKRFTGTYVSDANSTVMRVRYGDYSVLFTSLINQEASEWLLTLPEDEIKSTIYQIPEFGKGGRFVNSDLMFERVEPEVAVFHYKGGRYVDKRYEEVAGLCTAKGIRTFNTPEDGAVIIHIYGDAYQVESMLGGLIEEELDVADDNAAPDREKELGVGF
- a CDS encoding thymidine phosphorylase, with amino-acid sequence MNAYEIIVKKRDGRELSPEEIAFMVDGFTEGRIPDYQMAAWMMAVFIRGMNPAEVTALTATMLASGDTIDLSSIPAVKVDKHSTGGVGDKVSLVLAPLVASLGVPVPMMSGRGLGHTGGTLDKLESIPGFRVSLSEEEFKRQVSEIGVAIIGQTRKLAPADAGMYALRDVTATVDSIPLIAGSIMSKKLAAGPDAFVFDVKTGLGAFMASQAQAEEMARVLVEIAVLSGKDARAVISDMNQPLGRYAGNALEVKETIACLKGEGPDDLMTLTYEIAGMMLEMGGKAGSIAEGKDLARAAISDGRAAAKFAEMIAWQGGDPACVDDPSLLPAAGQRFDLLADASGYIARLNALEMGLACVELGAGRSRAEDKIDMGTGIVFHRKVGDRVEEGDPILTIHHDRGDISSQIDRCRKAIVLQDSPCDPYPILYKIVDKSGVHSCF